AATAGATTATCGTGATCTCACTAAAATAACTTCCATCTTGCTCAAAGGTTGcgagtaatatttttttatagaaatatTCTTCTCATTGGATCACGACTACTTgcttatttttcttaaaaaaaaaaacgtcattaAATTTTCGAACCAATAGTGGACACATAAACTGTAGCGAAAATGAACTgtatagaaaatttatttattatactcCTAGTCATACATGTAAAGCATACAGAAATTGTCGACCTACAATGTCcacggtaaaaaaattttctgacATTTGTTTGTAGGTGCTTGCAGCAACTGCTTTACAAGCTATACAGGCACAAACAGTCGATGGCGGACGAGAACTGATTCTTGATATTAGCGACGATCAGAAATCACAGTACCTAAGTCAAGACTTCGGTTCAAGTGAGTTCAGACACCTTTGATATGgatatttcatgaatttcaagcTTGACCGCGCTTTCAAATACATATAAAatgtcaatatttttcttgagTATAGATACGTATGACTATGGATACGAAGTACAACCGAATGGACAGTTCCACCATGAGGTCCATGGGCCAGATGGGGTTACCTACGGATGTTATGGTTACGTTGATCCCTTGGGAAATCTAATGGCCACATTTTATTTGAGTGATGGGTGGGGTTATCGAGTAGTCCATCCAGGAGATAAGGTGGAAATATTTCTACACGAGCATGAAATCCATGAGGATGATCATGAACAAAGCAGTGGAACAGCCGGCGAGCATGAACACGATCATCATGGAATTCTGACAGCATGGCGAGATTTACATTTTCCCCCTGATTGTGGTCAATTTGAAAGTACTGTTGTAAACCCGGCGATATCCGGAGTCGCTACATCTGAACGTGAGtagaacgatatttttttatttaataacgtTCCCGTTTTGACAGACATAGTGGTATTACAAATATGATAGACCTGTCATAGGCTGGGTGGAAAAACTATAGCAGTATAAACAATACAGGTAATGTGAACACATATCTCGAACTCACAGAACCCGGGGGCAGCACATCAAATGAAACAGAACATCCAAAACCGACTGATAATAATCCAAGTATAGCTGGGACCCCAGAAACGACGGGGAGCTCATCTCTTAGTGACTTCGAGAAACCGGATCGTCCTGATCGACCGGGGAGTGTGGGGAAACCAGGTCATCTGGGAACACCTGGAAAACCGGGACATTCAGAAGGGCCGGGAACGCTTCCCCAACCAGTATACCCTGGAATATCGACTCAACCAGACTATCCAGAAGGGAACGAACCTCCAGGAAGTCTTTCGACACCAGATAGTCCTGGAAAACCATCCAGACCGGGACATCTAGGAAGACCACCAAAACCGGGTCACACAGTGAAACCTCCAAAGCATGGTCATTTAGGAAGACCACCAAAAGAAAGACCTCATAAACCGAGTCATTCAGGTAGGCCACCGAAACCCGGCCATGCCGAGAGACCACCTAGACCGGGCCATGGAGAGAAACCTCATCATTCAGGACATCCTGGAAAACCTCCAAAACCTGGTCACACACATAAGCCTCCTAAACCAGAACATTCAGATCGTCCTCCGAAGCCAGAAAATACAGGTACACCGGTGCAGCCGATTAGTCCAGGATATCCGGGTCAGCCAGGTTATCCAGGTACTCCAGCTCGACCAGGCTATCCAAGCACTTCTGCACAGCCGGGTTATCCAGGAAATCCAGTTCAACCAGGTTATCCAGGCAGTTCAGGACAGCCAGGTTATCCTGGAATGCCAGCACAACCAGGATATCCGGGCACACCAGCACAGCCAGGCAAACCAGGAACTCCGGCTCAACCAGGTTATCCAGGCAGTCCGGGACAGCCAGGTTATCCTGGTGTGCCAGCACAGCCGGGCTACCCAGGAACACCGGTACAGCCAGGTACACCAGGGATACCTGGATACCCAGGAACTCCAGCTCAACCAGGTTACCCAGGAACTCAAACTCAACCAGGTTATCCGGGAACTCCAGTTCAATCGGGTTATCCAGGCAGTCCAGGACAGCCGAGCTACCCAGGAACACCTACACAACCAGGATATCCGGGTACACCAGCACAGCCAGGTAGTCCGGGGTCACCTGGCTATCCTGGATACCCAGGCACATCAGCTCAACCTGGCTACCCAGGAACACCGGCGCACCCAGGATATCCTGGAACTCCAGGTCAGCCAGGTACACCAGGGACAACTGGCTACCCTGGATACCCAGGCACACCAGCTCAACCTGGCTACCCGGGAACACCGGCGCATCCAGCATATCCTTCAACCCCAGGTCAACCAGGAAAACCGGGAACTCCGGGTCAACCAGGCAAACCCGGAACTCCAGCTCAGCCGGGTGCTCCGGGGACACCTGGCTATCCCGGATATCCAGGCACACCAGCTCAACCTGGCTACCCAGGAACACCGGCACACCCAGGATACCCAGGCACCCCAGCTCAACCAGGATATCCAGGAAACCCAGCCCAACCAGGTGAACCCGGAACTCCCCCTCAGCCGGGTACACCAGGGACACCTGGCTACCCAGGAACTCCAGGTCAGCCTGGTACACCAGGGACACCAGCTCAACCTAGCTACCCAGGAACACCGGCACACCCAGGATACCCAGGCACTCCAGCGCAACCAGGATATCCAGGATTCCCAGCCCAACCAGGCAAACCCGGAATTCCAGCTCAGCCGGGTACACCAGGAACGCCAGCTCAACCTGGATACCCAGGAATACCGGCGCACCCAGGATATCCTGAAACTCCAGGTCGACCAGGCAAACCCGGAACTCCGGGCCAGCCAGGCATACCAGGATCTCCAGGTCACCCAGGTACACCAGGGACGGCTGGCTACCCTGGATACCCAGGCACCCCACCTCAACCTGGCTACCCAGGAACACCGGCTCAACCAGGAAAACCAGGAACCCCAGTCGAACCAGGCAAACCAGGAACTCCAGCTCAGCCGGGTACTCCGGGGACACCTGGCTACCCAGGAATACCGGCGCACCCAGGATATCCTGGAACTTCGGGCCAGCCAGGCAAACCCGGAACTCCCGGTCAGCCAGGTACACCAGGAACACCAGCTCAACCTGGCTACCCAGGAACACCGGCACACCCAGGATACCCAGGCACTCCAGCTCAACCAGGATATCCAGAAAACCCAGCCCAACCAGGTAAACCCGGAACTCCAGCTCAGCCGGGTACACCAGGGACACCTGGCTACCCAGGAACTCCAGGTCAGCCAGGTACACCAGGAGCATCAGCTCAACCTGGCTACCCAGGAACACCGGCACACCCAGGATACCCAGGCACTCCAGCTCAACCAGGATATCCAGGATTCCCAGCCCAACCAGGCAAACCCGGAACTCCAGCTCAACCAGGAAAACCGGGAACTCCAGGCCAGCCAGGCAAACCAGGATCTCCAAGTCAGCCAGGTACACCAGGGACACCTGGCTACCCAGGATACCCAGGAACTCCAGCTCAACCTGGCTACCCAGGAACACCGGCCCACCCAGGATATCCTGGAACTCCAGGTCAAGCAGGAAAACCAGGAACTCCGGGCCAACCAGGCAAACCCGGAACTCCAGCTCAGCCGGGTACTCCGGGGACACCTGGCTATCCGGGATACCCAGGCACACCAGCTCAACCTGGCTACCCAGGAACACCGGCCCACCCAGGAAATCCTGGAACTCCAGGTCAAGCAGGAAAACCAGGAACTCCGGGCCAACCAGGCAAACCCGGAACTCCAGGTCAGCCAGGTACACCAGGGACACCTGGCTACCCTGGATACCCAGGCACTCCAGCTCAACCAGGATATCCAGGATTCCCAGCCCAACCAGGCAAACCCGGAACTCCAGCTCAACCAGGATATCCCGGATTCCCAGCCCAACCAGGCAAACCCGGAACTCCAGCTCAACCAGGATATCCAGGATTCCCAGCCCAACCAGGCAAACCCGGAACTCCAGCTCAACCAGGAAAACCGGGAACTCCGGGCCAGCCAGGCAAACCCGGAACTCCAGCTCAACCAGGAATACCGGGAACTCCGGGCCAGCCAGGCAAACCAGGATCTCCAAGTCAGCCAGGTACACCAGGGACACCTGGCTACCCAGGATACCCAGGAACTACAGCTCAGCCGGGTACTCCGGGGACACCTGGCCATCCGGGATACCCAGGCACACCAGCTCAACCTGGCTACCCAGGGACACCGGCCCACCCAGGATATCCTGGAACTCCAGGTCAAGGAGGAAAACCAGGAACTCCGGGCCAACCAGGCAAACCCGGAACTCCAGGTCTGCCGGGTACTCCAGGGACACCTGGCTATCCTGGATACCCAGGCACACCAGTTCAACCTGGCTACCCAGGCACACCGGCCCACCCAGGATATCCTGGAACTTCGGGCCAGCCTGACGAACCCGGAACTCCAGGTCAGCCAGGTACGCCAGGGACACCTGGCTACCCTGGATACCCAGGAACACCAGCTGAACCAGGAAAACCAGGATTCCCAGCCCAACCAGGCAAACCCGGAACTCCAGCTCAACCAGGGAAACCGGGAACTCCGGGCCAGCCAGGCAAACCAGGATCTCCAAGTCAGCCAGGTACACCAGGGACACCTGGCTACCCAGGATACCCAGGAACTCCAGCTCAGCCGGGTACTCCGGGGACACCTGGCCATCCGGGATACCCAGGCACACCAGTTCAACCTGGCTACCCAGGAACACCGGCGCACCCAGGATATCCTGGAACTCCAGGTCAACCAGGCTACCCAGGCACACCAGCTCAACCCGGCTACCCAGGAACACCGGCCCGCCCAGGATATCCTGGAACTCCAGGTCAAGCAGGAAAACCAGGAACTCCGGGCCAGCCAGGCAAACCCGGAACTCCAGGTCTGCCGGATACTCCGGGGACACCTGGCTACCCAGGATACCCAGGAACTCCAGCTCAGCCGGGTACTCCGGGGACACCTGGCCATCCGGGATACCCAGGCACACCAGTTCAACCTGGCTACCCAGGAACACCAGCGCACCCAGGATATCCTGGAACTCCAAGTCAACCAGGAAAACCAGGAACTTCGGGCCAGCCAGGCAAACCCGGAACTCCAGGTCAGCCAGGTATACCAGGGACACCTGGCTATCCTGGATACCCAGGCACTCCAGGTCAACCAGGAAACCCAGGATCTCCAGGTCAGCCAGGTACACCAGGGACACCTGGCTACCCTGGATACCCAGGAACACCAGCTGAACCAGGAAAACCAGGATTCCCAGCCCAACCAGGCAAACCCGGAACTCCAGCTCAACCAGGGAAACCGGGAACTCCGGGCCAGCCAGGCAAACCAGGATCTCCAAGTCAGCCAGGTACACCAGGGACACCTGGCTACCCAGGATACCCAGGAACTCCAGCTCAGCCGGGTACTCCGGGGACACCTGGCCATCCGGGATACCCAGGCACACCAGTTCAACCTGGCTACCCAGGAACACCGGCCCACCCAGGATATCCTGGAACTCCAGGTCAAGCAGGAAAACCAGGAACTCCGGGCCAACCAGGCAAACCCGGAACTCCAGGTCTGCCGGGTACTCCGGGGACACCTGGCTATCCTGGATACCCAGGCACACCAGTTCAACCTGGCTACCCAGGCACACCGGCCTACCCAGGATATCCTGGAACTTCGGGCCAGCCTGACGAACCCGGAACTCCAGGTCAGCCAGGTACACCAGGGACACCTGGCTACCCCGGATACCCAGGAACACCAGCTGAACCAGGAAAACCAGGAACCCCAGCCCAACCAAGCAAACCAGGAACTCCAGCTCAGCCGGGTACTCCGGGGACACCTGGCTATCCGGGATACCCAGGCACACCAGCTCAACCTGGCTACCCAGGAACACCGGCCCACCCAGGATATCCTGGAACTCCAGGTCAAGCAGGAAAACCAGGAACTCCGGGCCAACCAGGCAAACCCGGAACTCCAGGTCAGCCAGGTACACCAGGGACACCTGGCTATCCTGGATACCCAGGCACTCCAGGTCAACCAGGAAAACCAGGAACTCCAGCTCAGCCGGGTGCTCCGGGGACACCTGGTTATCCTGGATACCCAGGCACACCAGTTCAACCTGGCTACCCAGGAACACCGGCGCACCCAGGATATCCTGGAACTCCAGGTCAACCAGGCTACCCAGGCACACCAGCTCAACCCGGCTACCCAGGAACACCGGCCCGCCCAGGATATCCTGGAACTCCAGGTCAAGCAGGAAAACCAGGAACTTCGGGCCAGCCAGGCAAACCCGGAACTCCAGCTCAGCCAGGTATACCAGGGACACCTGGCTATCCTGGATACCCAGGCACTCCAAGTCAACCAGAAAACCCAGGATCTCCAGGTCAGCCAGGTACACCAGGGACACCTGACTACCCAGGATACCCAGGAACACCAGCTCAACCAGGAAAACCAGGAACCCCAGCTCAACCAAGCAAACCAGGAACTCCAGCTCAGCCGGGTACTCCGGGGACACCTGGCTATCCTGGATACCCAGGCATACCAGTTCAACCTGGCTACCCAGGAACACCAGCGCACCCAGGATATCCTGGAACTCCAAGTCAACCAGGAAAACCAGGAACTTCGGGCCAGCCAGGCAAACCCGGAACTCCAGGTCAGCCAGGTATACCAGGGACACCTGGCTATCCTGGATACCCAGGCACTCCAGGTCAACCAGGAAACCCAGGATCTCCAGGTCAGCCAGGTACACCAGGGACACCTGACTACCCAGGATACCCAGGAACACCAGCTCAACCAGGAAAACCAGGAACCCCAGCTCAACCAAGCAAACCAGGAACTCCAGCTCAGCCGGGTACTCCGGGGACACCTGGCTATCCTGGATACCCAGGCACACCAGTTCAACCTGGCTACCCAGGATCACCGGCGCACCCAGGATATCCTGCAACTCCAGGTCAACCAGGAAAACCAGGAACTCCGGGCCAGCCAGGCAAACCAGGATCTCCAGGTCAGCCAGGTACACCAGGAACACCTGGTTATCCTGGATATCCGGGCACTCCAGGTCAACCAGGAAAACCAGGATCTCCAGGTCAGCCAGGTACACCAGGGACACCTGGCTACCCAGGATACCCAGGAACACCAGCTCAACCAGGAAAACCAGGAACCCCAGCTCAACCAAGCAAACCAGGAACTCCAGCTCAGCCGGGTACTCCGGGGACACCTGGCTATCCTGGATACCCAGGCACACCAGTTCAACCTGGCTACCCAGGAACACCGGCGCACCCAGGATATCCTGGAACTCCAGGTCAACCAGGCTACCCAGGCAAACCAGCTCAACCTGGCTACCCAGGAACACCGGCCCGCCCAGGATATCCTGGAACTCCAGGTCAAGCAGGAAAACCAGGAACTCCGGGCCAGCCAGGCAAACCCGGAACTCCAGGTCTGCCGGGTACTCCGGGGACACCTGGCTATCCTGGATACCCAGGCACACCAGTTCAACCTAGCTACCCAGGAATACCGGCGCACCCAGGATATCCTGGAACTCCAGGTCAACCAGGCTACCCAGGAACGCCAGCACAACCAGGCTATCCAGGCACTCCGGAACAACCTGGATATCCTGGAACCCCGGGTCACCCCGGATATCCAGGAACCCCAGGGCATCCTGACAAACCAGGCAAGCCCGATCAGCCGGGACATCCGGGAGCTCCAGGTTACCCCGGGTACCCAGGGGTACCAGCCAGGCCTTGTCCCGCTAATCCATGTTCCGTTAATAAGCCCGGGTCCGGAAACACTTCATATCCCGGAGCTCCCGACGGCCCTCCTGGAGGGACTGGCCCCACTGGCATTTATCCTGGTTACCCTGGTGCACCTGAAGGACCCGAAGGACCGACAGGTCCCATTGGTGGAATAGGACCTGTTGGTGGTGTCGGCGGTGTTGGCGGAGTAGGAGGAGTCGGGGGCGTCGGACCAGATGGCCCTGACGGCCCGTGGCCTACCGGCTCACCCGGACCCGACGGCCCTTGGCCTGGTGATCCCGGTTACGTACCTCCCCATAATTCGGCACGTCGACGACCATCCGATGATCAAATCGGAAATCATCATAATGGACCTAAATTCCCGGTCGTCCCATTACCTCGGTCTCAGTCGGTggattcaaatgaaaatgttggTTTTACACGAAATTATAACGATTATGATACTATAAATGAATTCATAGATCGCGACGTTCATAGCCATGCTGTAGTAGATtccactaaaaatattttcacgacCACTCTAGACAGATTTGATATTCTTAACAAAAATACAATACAAAATCACGATGATCAGGAAATCAACTACAATTTTCCTGAACGAATCAATGGGTcagaaaatacattaaaacaaaagaaagaaaaatcgggACGAACGGGAGAGATCGGGACTCCGAACGGGGTCATTGTTACTAGTTTTGTCAATAATAATGCAATAAGCAGTTCTCATAACATAAGAAAAAGTagcgaaaatattttctcaaatgttAACACTCTTTCACAAAATGATTATGCAAATATCAAAACCAAGCATAAATTGATGATTGATTCTAACGTTTCTATGGAATCTGGACCGCAGCACTCAATTTCTTTTCCAATTACAGATATAAAACACCGAGTTGACCCTAACGGTCTAGGTACTCGTTCGGAATCCTATCCAGAAAAATCGATATCACACTCAAAAGTAAAAGATCTGCCACCAGCCTCAAATCTTGGATTCACGGCCATCGGTGTTCATCCACCTGGTCCCATCAATATTAAGCCTATATCGCTTCCTGTCGGTCCGGATCCACTAACATGTCCTTGCGTTCTAGTGGAAAGCAACAACAAAACTAAGACCCAAACTAGTTTGCTACAAAATTCTGTTGTCAGTGGTCAGCTCGGATTTATTCCCATTATTTTTGTGCCATACTGCCCCGGTGAAAAATTGCACAGTGAAAACATGATGAAAACCATGTTCCCTTTGGCTACACCTGTCCCCTATCCGTGCAGTATTTGTAGCCAACATGAAGCTCCTACTCGAAATCAACTTGCCGACATTTATCACCTGAATAGTCAGATTAAACAAGTTTTAGGAAATGCCAATCTTGGATTTCTAAATATTTCGGAACGCTGAAATATGAATGAATATTCGAGTTACAAAAAGATTTTGAATATTACATGAGTAGAGCTTCAAGTTTGTGTTTCTTTCAAAATCGCGTTCAGCCATCGTGAAATGCAGACATTTCAACCGTTGATATCATaatatgaaggaaaaaacgaaaaactatgCCCCCAGCGTGATCTCAAGAAAACTGATCCACCAGCTGCTGGCTAGCTAACGGTGGTCGAGGTACGGAATGGCCTAATATCGGTGTTATCTGAcattatttatgtatatatttcaatGTTAATTCTCAAAAGACTTAACGGTATTATTTATCTTCTCATACCAGAGCTTTGGTCCGCGATCAGTCACTCAGggcgaattttcaatttctttacgTTCAATCATGGCTCTTAGAAATTGAGAACGCACCGTTTCAATTCAGACcaacttaaggagggtggctacgttcgtcaaattgataagaaattgatcaaatttggtgataatgttcttcaacatcaagtgcgaagacacaatttttttcaaaattttcttctgcttagtcatcgagtaattacggattaaagcagatttcttatgcccggaatgtatacctatata
The window above is part of the Venturia canescens isolate UGA chromosome 5, ASM1945775v1, whole genome shotgun sequence genome. Proteins encoded here:
- the LOC122411002 gene encoding collagen alpha-2(IV) chain-like isoform X2, which translates into the protein MYSCGGIVACALVLAATALQAIQAQTVDGGRELILDISDDQKSQYLSQDFGSNTYDYGYEVQPNGQFHHEVHGPDGVTYGCYGYVDPLGNLMATFYLSDGWGYRVVHPGDKVEIFLHEHEIHEDDHEQSSGTAGEHEHDHHGILTAWRDLHFPPDCGQFESTVVNPAISGVATSEQPGGSTSNETEHPKPTDNNPSIAGTPETTGSSSLSDFEKPDRPDRPGSVGKPGHLGTPGKPGHSEGPGTLPQPVYPGISTQPDYPEGNEPPGSLSTPDSPGKPSRPGHLGRPPKPGHTVKPPKHGHLGRPPKERPHKPSHSGRPPKPGHAERPPRPGHGEKPHHSGHPGKPPKPGHTHKPPKPEHSDRPPKPENTGTPVQPISPGYPGQPGYPGTPARPGYPSTSAQPGYPGNPVQPGYPGSSGQPGYPGMPAQPGYPGTPAQPGKPGTPAQPGYPGSPGQPGYPGVPAQPGYPGTPVQPGTPGIPGYPGTPAQPGYPGTQTQPGYPGTPVQSGYPGSPGQPSYPGTPTQPGYPGTPAQPGSPGSPGYPGYPGTSAQPGYPGTPAHPGYPGTPGQPGTPGTTGYPGYPGTPAQPGYPGTPAHPAYPSTPGQPGKPGTPGQPGKPGTPAQPGAPGTPGYPGYPGTPAQPGYPGTPAHPGYPGTPAQPGYPGNPAQPGEPGTPPQPGTPGTPGYPGTPGQPGTPGTPAQPSYPGTPAHPGYPGTPAQPGYPGFPAQPGKPGIPAQPGTPGTPAQPGYPGIPAHPGYPETPGRPGKPGTPGQPGIPGSPGHPGTPGTAGYPGYPGTPPQPGYPGTPAQPGKPGTPVEPGKPGTPAQPGTPGTPGYPGIPAHPGYPGTSGQPGKPGTPGQPGTPGTPAQPGYPGTPAHPGYPGTPAQPGYPENPAQPGKPGTPAQPGTPGTPGYPGTPGQPGTPGASAQPGYPGTPAHPGYPGTPAQPGYPGFPAQPGKPGTPAQPGKPGTPGQPGKPGSPSQPGTPGTPGYPGYPGTPAQPGYPGTPAHPGYPGTPGQAGKPGTPGQPGKPGTPAQPGTPGTPGYPGYPGTPAQPGYPGTPAHPGNPGTPGQAGKPGTPGQPGKPGTPGQPGTPGTPGYPGYPGTPAQPGYPGFPAQPGKPGTPAQPGYPGFPAQPGKPGTPAQPGYPGFPAQPGKPGTPAQPGKPGTPGQPGKPGTPAQPGIPGTPGQPGKPGSPSQPGTPGTPGYPGYPGTTAQPGTPGTPGHPGYPGTPAQPGYPGTPAHPGYPGTPGQGGKPGTPGQPGKPGTPGLPGTPGTPGYPGYPGTPVQPGYPGTPAHPGYPGTSGQPDEPGTPGQPGTPGTPGYPGYPGTPAEPGKPGFPAQPGKPGTPAQPGKPGTPGQPGKPGSPSQPGTPGTPGYPGYPGTPAQPGTPGTPGHPGYPGTPVQPGYPGTPAHPGYPGTPGQPGYPGTPAQPGYPGTPARPGYPGTPGQAGKPGTPGQPGKPGTPGLPDTPGTPGYPGYPGTPAQPGTPGTPGHPGYPGTPVQPGYPGTPAHPGYPGTPSQPGKPGTSGQPGKPGTPGQPGIPGTPGYPGYPGTPGQPGNPGSPGQPGTPGTPGYPGYPGTPAEPGKPGFPAQPGKPGTPAQPGKPGTPGQPGKPGSPSQPGTPGTPGYPGYPGTPAQPGTPGTPGHPGYPGTPVQPGYPGTPAHPGYPGTPGQAGKPGTPGQPGKPGTPGLPGTPGTPGYPGYPGTPVQPGYPGTPAYPGYPGTSGQPDEPGTPGQPGTPGTPGYPGYPGTPAEPGKPGTPAQPSKPGTPAQPGTPGTPGYPGYPGTPAQPGYPGTPAHPGYPGTPGQAGKPGTPGQPGKPGTPGQPGTPGTPGYPGYPGTPGQPGKPGTPAQPGAPGTPGYPGYPGTPVQPGYPGTPAHPGYPGTPGQPGYPGTPAQPGYPGTPARPGYPGTPGQAGKPGTSGQPGKPGTPAQPGIPGTPGYPGYPGTPSQPENPGSPGQPGTPGTPDYPGYPGTPAQPGKPGTPAQPSKPGTPAQPGTPGTPGYPGYPGIPVQPGYPGTPAHPGYPGTPSQPGKPGTSGQPGKPGTPGQPGIPGTPGYPGYPGTPGQPGNPGSPGQPGTPGTPDYPGYPGTPAQPGKPGTPAQPSKPGTPAQPGTPGTPGYPGYPGTPVQPGYPGSPAHPGYPATPGQPGKPGTPGQPGKPGSPGQPGTPGTPGYPGYPGTPGQPGKPGSPGQPGTPGTPGYPGYPGTPAQPGKPGTPAQPSKPGTPAQPGTPGTPGYPGYPGTPVQPGYPGTPAHPGYPGTPGQPGYPGKPAQPGYPGTPARPGYPGTPGQAGKPGTPGQPGKPGTPGLPGTPGTPGYPGYPGTPVQPSYPGIPAHPGYPGTPGQPGYPGTPAQPGYPGTPEQPGYPGTPGHPGYPGTPGHPDKPGKPDQPGHPGAPGYPGYPGVPARPCPANPCSVNKPGSGNTSYPGAPDGPPGGTGPTGIYPGYPGAPEGPEGPTGPIGGIGPVGGVGGVGGVGGVGGVGPDGPDGPWPTGSPGPDGPWPGDPGYVPPHNSARRRPSDDQIGNHHNGPKFPVVPLPRSQSVDSNENVGFTRNYNDYDTINEFIDRDVHSHAVVDSTKNIFTTTLDRFDILNKNTIQNHDDQEINYNFPERINGSENTLKQKKEKSGRTGEIGTPNGVIVTSFVNNNAISSSHNIRKSSENIFSNVNTLSQNDYANIKTKHKLMIDSNVSMESGPQHSISFPITDIKHRVDPNGLGTRSESYPEKSISHSKVKDLPPASNLGFTAIGVHPPGPINIKPISLPVGPDPLTCPCVLVESNNKTKTQTSLLQNSVVSGQLGFIPIIFVPYCPGEKLHSENMMKTMFPLATPVPYPCSICSQHEAPTRNQLADIYHLNSQIKQVLGNANLGFLNISER